A window from Desulfovibrio aminophilus DSM 12254 encodes these proteins:
- a CDS encoding peptide chain release factor 3, whose translation MQDSLFAKQLKKEVDRRRTFGIISHPDAGKTTLTEKLLLFGGAIQMAGAVKARKAARHATSDWMAMERERGISVTTSVMKFEHNGFEINLLDTPGHQDFSEDTYRVLTAVDSALMVIDSAKGVETQTRKLMEVCRLRDTPIMTFVNKLDRDGLSPFDILADIEKSLDIECVPLTWPIGMGKGFKGAWDIRAGRLTLFSPSFGEMVVDGVTVDRLDDPRLDELLGEAADELRADLDLLSGAGGVFDRDLYLQGRQTPVFFGSAVNNFGVRELLDSFVDLAPAPKPREAKERQVSPYEEAFSGVVFKIQANMDPAHRDRIAFMRICSGRFQRGMKLRHHRIGKDVTVANATIFMAQDRMGVEEAWPGDIIGLHNHGTIKIGDTFTEKEPLKFTGIPNFAPEHFRRVVLKSPLKAKQLQKGLNQLAEEGAVQLFRPLFNNDYILGAVGVLQFDVITARLKDEYGVDALYEAAPFHTIRWVSCADRKILDDFRKSMSGSLALDADENLAYLSPSAWRLDDTMEKWPRIVFSATRENE comes from the coding sequence GTGCAGGACAGTCTTTTCGCCAAACAGTTGAAAAAAGAGGTGGATCGCCGCCGTACCTTCGGCATCATCAGCCACCCCGACGCGGGCAAGACCACGCTCACCGAAAAACTGCTGCTCTTCGGCGGCGCGATCCAGATGGCCGGAGCGGTCAAGGCCCGCAAGGCCGCCCGCCACGCCACCTCGGACTGGATGGCCATGGAGCGCGAACGCGGCATCTCCGTGACCACTTCGGTCATGAAATTCGAGCACAATGGCTTCGAGATCAACCTCCTGGACACTCCCGGCCACCAGGACTTCTCCGAGGACACCTACCGCGTGCTCACGGCCGTGGACTCGGCCCTGATGGTCATCGACTCGGCCAAGGGCGTGGAGACCCAGACCCGCAAGCTCATGGAGGTCTGCCGCCTGCGCGACACGCCGATCATGACCTTCGTGAACAAGCTCGACCGCGACGGCCTGAGCCCCTTCGACATCCTGGCCGACATCGAAAAGAGCCTGGACATCGAGTGCGTGCCGCTCACCTGGCCCATCGGCATGGGCAAGGGCTTCAAGGGCGCCTGGGACATCCGCGCGGGCCGGCTGACCCTCTTCTCTCCGAGCTTCGGCGAAATGGTGGTGGACGGAGTCACCGTGGACCGCCTCGACGACCCTCGCCTGGACGAGCTGCTCGGCGAGGCCGCCGACGAGCTGCGCGCGGACCTGGACCTGCTTTCAGGCGCGGGCGGCGTCTTCGACCGCGACCTCTACCTCCAGGGCCGCCAGACACCCGTGTTCTTCGGCAGCGCGGTGAACAACTTCGGCGTGCGTGAGCTGCTGGACTCCTTCGTGGACCTGGCCCCCGCGCCCAAACCCCGGGAGGCCAAGGAGCGCCAGGTTTCGCCCTACGAGGAAGCCTTCTCCGGCGTGGTTTTCAAGATCCAGGCCAACATGGACCCGGCCCACCGCGACCGCATCGCCTTCATGCGCATCTGCTCCGGCCGCTTCCAGCGCGGCATGAAGCTCCGGCACCACCGCATCGGCAAGGACGTGACCGTGGCCAACGCCACCATCTTCATGGCCCAGGACCGCATGGGCGTGGAGGAGGCCTGGCCCGGAGACATCATCGGCCTGCACAACCACGGCACGATCAAGATCGGCGACACCTTCACCGAGAAGGAGCCGCTCAAGTTCACCGGCATCCCGAACTTCGCGCCCGAGCACTTCCGCCGGGTGGTGCTCAAGAGCCCGCTCAAGGCCAAGCAGCTCCAAAAAGGGCTCAACCAGCTGGCCGAGGAGGGCGCGGTGCAGCTCTTCCGCCCGCTCTTCAACAACGACTATATCCTCGGCGCGGTGGGCGTACTCCAGTTCGACGTGATCACGGCCCGGCTCAAGGACGAATACGGCGTGGACGCGCTCTACGAGGCCGCGCCCTTCCACACCATCCGCTGGGTCTCCTGCGCGGACCGCAAGATCCTGGACGACTTCCGCAAATCCATGTCCGGCAGCCTCGCGCTGGACGCGGATGAAAATCTTGCGTACCTTTCCCCGAGCGCGTGGCGCCTGGACGACACCATGGAGAAATGGCCCAGGATCGTTTTCAGCGCCACCAGGGAGAACGAGTAG
- a CDS encoding YkgJ family cysteine cluster protein — MSRHLPFSYRCGRCGRCCADMRIQLNPYEVARLAHGQGLSTTDFLARSTHSGVWLKAGPDGGCVFLGEAGCAAHPDRPLVCRLYPLGRHRTSRGGERFACLLPRPGSTGAYGPDGTIEDHLAANDAATFLEEADAWLALFSRAWSLFETLLGVDPLLAVLASDIRLLVLDGHAPPRSRLLDPDVLANSLCAARGLSPPKTPEEKTRLHRKAVDQWLSGMGRTRDGGHERAETLARLVAGLGMGLGVNLSGLFQHVSDEEPPGAMEMDEALRLGADFL; from the coding sequence GTGTCCCGCCATCTGCCCTTCTCCTACCGTTGCGGACGGTGCGGCCGTTGCTGCGCGGACATGCGCATCCAACTGAACCCCTACGAGGTCGCGCGCTTGGCGCACGGCCAGGGCCTGTCCACCACGGACTTTCTCGCCCGGAGCACACATTCCGGCGTCTGGCTCAAGGCCGGACCCGACGGAGGCTGCGTCTTCCTCGGGGAAGCCGGGTGCGCCGCGCACCCGGACCGGCCCCTGGTCTGCCGCCTCTACCCCTTGGGTCGGCACCGGACCTCCAGGGGCGGCGAACGCTTCGCCTGTCTCCTGCCCCGCCCCGGGTCCACCGGAGCCTACGGCCCGGACGGCACGATCGAGGACCACCTCGCGGCCAACGACGCCGCGACGTTCCTGGAGGAGGCCGACGCCTGGCTGGCCCTCTTTTCCCGGGCCTGGAGCCTGTTTGAAACCCTGCTCGGCGTCGACCCCCTGTTGGCGGTCTTGGCCTCGGACATCCGCTTGCTCGTGCTGGACGGCCACGCCCCGCCGCGAAGCCGCCTCCTGGACCCGGACGTGCTGGCGAACAGCTTGTGCGCCGCCCGGGGGCTGTCCCCGCCCAAGACTCCGGAGGAAAAGACCCGCCTGCACCGCAAGGCCGTGGACCAGTGGCTGAGCGGGATGGGACGGACGCGGGACGGCGGCCACGAACGAGCCGAAACCCTGGCGCGGCTCGTGGCGGGGCTGGGCATGGGCCTGGGCGTGAACCTGTCGGGCCTGTTCCAGCACGTCTCCGACGAGGAACCGCCCGGAGCGATGGAAATGGACGAAGCTTTGCGCCTGGGCGCCGACTTCCTCTGA